One genomic region from Acidobacteriota bacterium encodes:
- a CDS encoding DEAD/DEAH box helicase, producing the protein MEGKDVLATAQTGTGKTLAFLIPAIERMLKNTTERGPSVLVLTPTRELAMQIMAVYDTLRGKKLGSGALIVGGLAEGPQREAIKRGAPLMVATPGRLEDFMTRKLIDLRRARLLVLDEADRMLDMGFLPSIRRIVTALPAGRQTLCFSATMEGAVGQVVKSYMVDPVRIAIGSISKPAENVRVQAMEVTFDGKHSALTRLLKKETGRCLVFARTKRGTEKLAKNLQRDGFKCTSIHGDRTQSQRIDALEGFQAGRYRVMVATDVASRGIHVQDIAHVINYELPDVAENFIHRVGRTGRAGKKGIASTLYTRDQRNEIKSLERALGIRMEIMRETT; encoded by the coding sequence ATGGAAGGCAAAGACGTTCTGGCCACCGCGCAGACCGGCACCGGCAAGACGCTGGCCTTTCTCATCCCGGCCATCGAGCGCATGTTGAAGAACACTACCGAGCGCGGCCCCTCCGTGCTGGTCTTGACGCCCACGCGCGAGCTGGCCATGCAGATCATGGCTGTGTATGACACGCTGCGCGGCAAGAAGCTGGGCTCCGGCGCATTGATCGTCGGCGGACTGGCCGAAGGCCCGCAACGCGAAGCCATCAAACGCGGCGCGCCACTGATGGTGGCCACGCCGGGCCGCCTGGAAGATTTCATGACGCGCAAGCTGATTGATCTTCGCCGCGCCCGCTTGTTGGTGCTCGACGAAGCCGACCGCATGTTGGACATGGGCTTCCTGCCCTCCATCCGCCGCATTGTCACCGCGCTGCCCGCCGGGCGCCAGACGCTGTGCTTCTCGGCAACCATGGAAGGCGCCGTCGGTCAGGTCGTCAAGAGCTACATGGTGGACCCCGTACGCATCGCCATCGGCTCGATCAGCAAGCCTGCCGAGAACGTTCGCGTGCAAGCCATGGAAGTTACCTTTGATGGCAAGCACAGCGCGCTGACCCGCCTGCTCAAAAAGGAAACGGGCCGCTGCCTGGTCTTCGCGCGCACCAAGCGCGGCACCGAGAAGCTCGCTAAGAACCTGCAACGCGACGGCTTCAAATGCACCAGCATCCACGGCGACCGCACCCAGTCGCAGCGCATTGACGCGCTGGAAGGCTTCCAGGCCGGACGCTATCGCGTGATGGTGGCCACTGATGTCGCTTCGCGCGGCATCCATGTTCAGGACATCGCGCATGTCATAAACTATGAGTTGCCCGACGTGGCCGAGAACTTCATTCATCGCGTAGGCCGCACGGGCCGCGCCGGCAAGAAGGGCATCGCCTCCACTTTGTACACCAGGGATCAGCGCAACGAGATCAAGTCGCTCGAGCGCGCCCTGGGCATTCGCATGGAGATTATGCGGGAGACTACTTGA
- a CDS encoding GYD domain-containing protein has protein sequence MPKYLIQFRYTQAGTKGVLKDGGTKRRAVVKKGIESVGGKMESFHFTFGEYDGVVVADMPNAAAAAALSLQVSASGTASLRTTALLEPEEIDAAARKKVTYRAAGK, from the coding sequence ATGCCCAAATATCTGATTCAGTTTCGTTACACGCAAGCGGGAACCAAGGGAGTACTGAAGGATGGCGGAACCAAGCGCCGCGCCGTAGTTAAGAAAGGCATCGAAAGCGTGGGCGGGAAGATGGAGAGTTTCCACTTTACCTTTGGAGAATATGACGGTGTCGTAGTGGCGGACATGCCCAACGCGGCGGCCGCCGCCGCTCTCTCGCTGCAGGTCAGCGCCAGCGGAACCGCGTCGCTGCGCACCACTGCGTTACTGGAGCCGGAAGAGATTGATGCCGCCGCACGAAAGAAAGTAACGTATCGCGCGGCTGGCAAGTAG
- a CDS encoding serine/threonine-protein phosphatase: protein MSKFDDWSREELIRELEHVQSLASLILPRSDRLPTLKNIDYHAAIEPLAGSVSGDHLIVVNFAEYHLNEKIAKAKAEGDEPLAIRLRKNFDRFGILIADAAGHRIGDSITANFLHGAFKTGVAYELARNGVITRSLFEMLNTIFYNRMQEQGAHDGPPQIMTPDVPPYLTLIYGEVRNDGRFRYLSAGHPPPIVFSQKFDRIVTLYDDRTRASMPLGIFPSDYHVDIEHFGPSAITKKRYSVNEINLLGEGDIMLLYTDAVTEHEKDNVLFKDARLEQVLRKTKSGTAKEIYEAIVAAMRAFAPIEDDLTIAVIKKM from the coding sequence TTGAGTAAATTCGACGACTGGTCGCGGGAAGAATTGATCCGGGAACTGGAGCATGTGCAGAGCCTGGCGTCTCTTATTCTGCCCCGCAGCGACCGGCTGCCGACGCTCAAGAACATTGACTATCACGCCGCCATCGAGCCGCTGGCCGGCTCGGTGAGCGGCGACCACCTGATCGTTGTCAACTTCGCCGAGTACCACCTCAACGAAAAAATCGCGAAGGCCAAAGCGGAGGGCGACGAGCCGCTCGCCATCCGACTCCGCAAAAACTTCGACCGATTCGGCATCCTCATCGCCGATGCCGCGGGCCATCGCATCGGCGACTCCATCACCGCCAACTTCCTGCACGGCGCCTTCAAGACCGGCGTGGCCTATGAACTAGCGCGCAACGGCGTGATCACGCGCAGCCTGTTCGAGATGCTCAACACAATTTTCTACAACAGGATGCAAGAGCAGGGCGCGCACGACGGTCCGCCCCAGATCATGACGCCGGACGTTCCGCCGTACCTGACGCTCATCTACGGCGAGGTGCGCAACGACGGCCGCTTCCGCTATCTCTCCGCCGGACACCCGCCGCCCATCGTCTTTTCACAAAAATTCGACCGCATCGTCACGCTCTATGACGACCGCACGCGTGCTTCCATGCCGTTGGGAATATTTCCATCCGATTATCACGTGGACATCGAGCACTTCGGTCCCTCCGCCATCACCAAGAAACGCTACTCGGTGAACGAGATCAACCTGCTGGGCGAGGGCGACATCATGCTGCTCTACACCGATGCTGTCACCGAGCACGAGAAAGACAACGTGCTGTTCAAAGACGCGCGCCTCGAACAAGTCCTGCGCAAAACCAAGAGCGGCACGGCCAAGGAAATCTACGAAGCCATCGTCGCCGCCATGCGCGCCTTCGCGCCCATCGAGGACGACTTGACCATCGCGGTGATCAAAAAAATGTAA
- a CDS encoding AbrB/MazE/SpoVT family DNA-binding domain-containing protein — protein MGSKVTLDRAGRVVIPKTLRDELHLSPGDTLDLTVKDDEVTLRPRRSATPLQKERGIWVFRTGEPLTADETDETLRSIRAQRHRQNAGQNAGEGR, from the coding sequence ATGGGCAGCAAAGTTACCCTTGATCGAGCGGGCCGCGTCGTCATTCCCAAGACACTCCGGGACGAGTTGCACCTCTCGCCCGGCGACACCCTCGACCTCACGGTCAAAGACGACGAAGTGACCCTGCGGCCCAGGCGCAGCGCCACGCCCTTGCAGAAGGAGCGCGGCATCTGGGTGTTCCGCACCGGCGAGCCTCTCACCGCGGACGAAACGGACGAAACGCTCCGCAGCATACGGGCGCAACGCCACCGCCAAAATGCCGGCCAGAACGCCGGGGAGGGGCGGTGA
- a CDS encoding PIN domain-containing protein, whose amino-acid sequence MKAFLDTSVLVATFCADHERHPPSIDLFLRFGKKDACCGAHSLAEVYATLTGMPGKRRVSGHEALLFLGDIRERLTLVALDEQEYFQMAEAAAAANLVSGAIYDAILGHCALKAGAEVIYTWNTKDFLRLPQAIAGRARNPE is encoded by the coding sequence GTGAAGGCGTTTCTCGATACCTCCGTGCTGGTCGCCACGTTTTGCGCGGATCATGAGCGCCATCCGCCCAGCATCGACCTCTTCCTGCGCTTCGGGAAAAAAGACGCCTGCTGCGGCGCGCACAGCCTTGCCGAGGTCTACGCCACCCTGACCGGCATGCCGGGCAAGCGCCGCGTCAGCGGCCACGAAGCGCTGCTGTTCCTGGGCGACATCCGGGAGCGGCTGACGCTCGTCGCACTCGACGAGCAGGAGTATTTTCAAATGGCAGAAGCCGCCGCCGCGGCCAATCTCGTCAGCGGCGCGATTTACGACGCGATCCTCGGGCACTGCGCTCTTAAAGCCGGGGCCGAGGTCATCTACACATGGAACACCAAGGATTTTTTGCGCCTGCCCCAGGCCATCGCCGGTCGCGCGAGGAATCCCGAGTAA
- the argG gene encoding argininosuccinate synthase, giving the protein MSNHGHILNSLPAGRKVGIAFSGGLDTSAALHWMRAKGAIPYAYTANLGQPDESDYDAIPRRAVEYGAEKARLIDCRAQLVSEGIAALQCSAFHISTAGVPYFNTTPLGRAVTGTMLVVAMKDDDVHIWGDGSTFKGNDIERFYRYGLLANPSLQIYKPWLDQQFIDELGGRKEMSEYLNKAGFGYKMSVEKAYSTDSNMLGATHEAKDLEFLNKGVKIVEPIMGVAFWREDVAIKPETVTITFAEGRPVALNGKTFDDEVALLMEANRIGGRHGLGMSDQIENRIIEAKSRGIYEAPGLALLYIAYERLVTGIHNEDTIEQYRAEGRRLGRLLYQGRWFDPQALMLRDSMQRWVACAITGEVTVELRRGNDYTILDTTSPNLTYHPERLTMERGEAFFTPADRIGQLTMRNLDIIDTREKLITYTKSGLLSTGEGSPLPKLTDGKK; this is encoded by the coding sequence ATGAGCAACCACGGACATATCTTGAATAGTCTTCCCGCGGGGCGCAAGGTGGGCATTGCGTTTTCCGGCGGCCTTGACACCTCCGCGGCGTTGCACTGGATGCGCGCCAAGGGCGCGATCCCATATGCTTATACGGCCAACCTCGGCCAGCCCGATGAGTCGGACTACGACGCCATCCCCAGACGCGCCGTGGAATACGGCGCCGAAAAAGCCCGGCTCATCGACTGCCGCGCGCAGCTTGTGTCGGAGGGCATCGCGGCGTTGCAGTGCTCGGCGTTCCACATCTCGACAGCCGGCGTGCCTTACTTCAACACCACGCCGCTCGGTCGCGCCGTCACCGGCACCATGCTGGTGGTCGCCATGAAGGACGACGACGTCCACATCTGGGGCGACGGCAGCACCTTCAAAGGCAATGACATTGAACGCTTCTATCGTTACGGCCTGCTGGCCAATCCCAGTCTGCAAATTTATAAGCCGTGGCTCGACCAGCAGTTCATTGACGAACTGGGCGGGCGCAAGGAGATGTCCGAGTATCTGAACAAGGCTGGCTTCGGTTACAAGATGAGCGTCGAGAAAGCTTACTCGACTGACTCGAACATGCTCGGCGCCACGCATGAAGCGAAGGATCTGGAGTTCCTGAACAAGGGCGTCAAGATCGTCGAGCCGATCATGGGCGTGGCTTTCTGGCGCGAGGATGTGGCGATCAAGCCCGAGACGGTGACCATCACGTTCGCCGAGGGCCGGCCCGTCGCGCTGAATGGCAAGACGTTTGATGACGAGGTCGCGTTGCTGATGGAAGCGAACCGCATCGGCGGGCGGCACGGGCTGGGTATGAGCGACCAGATCGAGAACCGCATCATCGAGGCCAAGTCGCGCGGCATCTACGAAGCGCCGGGCCTGGCGCTGCTCTACATTGCTTACGAGCGGCTGGTAACCGGCATCCACAATGAGGACACCATCGAGCAGTATCGCGCCGAAGGGCGGCGGCTGGGGCGGCTCCTCTATCAAGGCCGCTGGTTCGATCCGCAGGCGCTGATGCTGCGCGACTCGATGCAGCGCTGGGTCGCCTGCGCCATCACCGGCGAGGTCACGGTCGAGCTGCGCCGCGGCAACGACTACACCATTCTGGATACCACCAGCCCCAATCTGACGTATCACCCCGAGCGGCTGACCATGGAACGCGGCGAAGCTTTCTTCACGCCCGCCGACCGCATCGGCCAACTCACCATGCGCAACCTGGACATCATCGACACGCGCGAAAAGCTGATCACCTACACCAAGAGCGGCCTGCTCTCCACCGGCGAAGGCTCGCCGCTCCCCAAGCTAACCGACGGCAAAAAGTAG
- a CDS encoding VOC family protein, which yields MANKVLAIPEGYHSITPYLMITGAAAAIEFYKKAFGAEELVRMPSPGGLVGHAEIRIGNSMVMLADECDEAANKSPQTLGGTPVTLLIYVENIDAVFQRAVAAGAKVVREPADMFYGDRSAGVTDPFGHSWYIHTHIEDVSPEEMGKRLAAMHKT from the coding sequence ATGGCAAACAAAGTTCTGGCAATTCCGGAGGGCTATCATTCCATTACGCCGTATCTGATGATCACCGGCGCGGCGGCGGCCATTGAATTCTACAAGAAGGCGTTTGGCGCGGAGGAGCTAGTGCGCATGCCGTCGCCCGGCGGGCTTGTGGGACATGCGGAAATCAGGATCGGCAACTCGATGGTCATGCTGGCCGACGAATGCGACGAGGCCGCCAACAAAAGTCCTCAGACTCTGGGCGGCACGCCGGTAACGCTGCTGATCTACGTCGAGAATATCGACGCCGTTTTCCAGCGCGCCGTGGCCGCGGGAGCCAAGGTGGTCCGCGAGCCCGCCGACATGTTCTACGGCGACCGCTCCGCTGGGGTCACCGACCCCTTCGGCCACTCCTGGTATATCCACACGCACATCGAAGACGTCTCGCCCGAAGAGATGGGGAAGCGCCTCGCCGCAATGCACAAAACATAG
- a CDS encoding type II toxin-antitoxin system HicB family antitoxin → MTNHTFTAVIHKEDTLYVAECPEIGTVSQGTSIEEAVANLKEATELYLEEFPMPEVSRVLLTTFEASHA, encoded by the coding sequence ATGACCAATCATACTTTTACTGCAGTCATCCATAAGGAAGATACGCTCTATGTGGCCGAGTGCCCAGAGATTGGTACGGTCAGCCAAGGAACTAGTATCGAAGAAGCCGTGGCCAACCTGAAGGAAGCCACTGAACTTTACCTCGAAGAGTTCCCCATGCCGGAAGTCTCCCGTGTGCTGCTAACCACCTTCGAGGCCTCCCATGCCTAA